CGGGATTTTGATGTTTTCTACGATGAATCTGGCTCAATCGGGCGTCGTTATCGTCGTCTTGAAGAAATCGGAACCCCTTTCGCCTTTACGATCGATCATCAAACCCTCGCAGATGACACCATTACCGTTAGATTCCGTGATTCTATGAATCAGGAGCGAATCAAAATAGATGAGGTACACTCGTTTCTGTCCAAACAAATATTATTTTAACCTGGTTTGAAATGATTGCGCATCGCTTACCAGTATGCGCTGTCTGTTTCATCTATGTGATTTTTCTGTAAGCTTTTATCTTTCCCGACTTCCAAATCTTCTTTAACTTTTTTTTCCTTCATGTATTCTATATAGTACAAGATCAGTGACTCTTCCTTAAAGATCCCTTCGGCTGCTATAACTGAGGGGGTCTTTGTAGTTGGTAACTCTCCACAGCAACTATCCTCAAATTTCTTAATATGATATTTTACAAAATCTATTTCATTATCCTCGAATAGTTCTACAATCTTTTGTGATTGGGGTGAATCATCAATTAGTATGATAGGCTTTCTGGCTCTCATTTAAATCCCTTGTATTATCATCATAAGAGAACAATCAAATTAATATTTTATTGATTACGTTTTAGCAAATATTTATCTCTACTTTGGACCTTTTCAAAACGGTAATAGTAAACTAAAAATAATTTCAATACATATAATAAATTAAAACACTCTTGAAAACGCTTTTAATAAACAATTTTTCACCTTTCATAGGAAACATTGTAGAACTATTGAATGAGCTTGAGAATAGTTTTGAATGTTACGATTGTAATCAAATTCACGCTCTTGATACACATTTAGATCTGCTACAGAGATTTGATAACGTCATCTTGTCAGGCCGTCAACAAAATTCCTCACTTATTAATAAGATTAATTCTCGTATTGTAAAAGGGTGTTTAGTATTGGATAAACCATTGTTGGGAATTTGTTATGGGGGGCAGATTCTAGGCCTGACTCTGGGGTGCACATTAAGAAAGATTCAAAAAATTAAGGATACAATCGATATTGATCTAATAGAACCTACACCTATACTTGACGGTTATAAATCGGTTAAGATGTATGAGAGCCACAATTTCTGTATTTCAACCTTGTCAGATGATTTTAGGCTGTTAGGAACTTCTTCTCATTGCGATAATGAATTATTCTGCCTCAACAAGAAACCATTATTTGGAACACAATTTCATCCCGAAAAGAGTGGCAAACCCGGAAGAGACCTTATGGAGAACTTTCTTAATATACATTAGAACTACCAAATGAAATTTCTCAATAAAGATACTTGTTAGCATTATGATTTTTATTTACTATCTAGTATACTTACGCTGTGTATAAGAATGAAAAAGACAATAATATAGAGATAACACTTCCCCTTGTTAATAAAAATGAAGATAACGTTGTCTTTCCGCTCGTAATAAATGTTTTAACAAAATTCTGGGGTGAAATAACGCCAGATGAAGAAATATCTCAGAGAACTACACTTTACCCTAATCATAAAGGTACAATTTTTATAGAGGGCTTAGAAATTATTGAGAAGAAATTCAATTTATTATCCAAAGTATATCGTGGCTCTTTAGATGATTTGAAGAAACGACTTGGTCAAGGAATCCCTCTAATCGTTATCCTACCTGGGATAAATGAGACTATTCAATTTGCTACTATTGTGACTGGCTATGATCCTGAGGAAAAACGATTAATAACTTATGTTCCTGAACCAGATTCTTTTGGAGCAATTCCAGAAGAAAGATTTCTTAGCGAATGGGCTCAGGAGGATTTTTTGACCTTGATGATATACCCAGAAGATGCCAAAGATATATTAAAAAACAGTTTATTTATGTTTGATAAAACTAATCGAATTTCTCTAGAAGCCGAAAGACTAAAAATCCAAGGTAAAGCCAAAGATGCCTTAGAGTTGCTTACAAAGACACTTGCCAGTAACGAGGAAGAGAAAGACAATCCACAATTGCTGCTGATGATTGCAGGAATTCTTAACGAGCAAGATGATGAAAAATGCGTAGAACTTTATGAAAAGATTATAGAATTAAATCCAAAATTTTACCTGGCACA
This Candidatus Nitrosocosmicus oleophilus DNA region includes the following protein-coding sequences:
- a CDS encoding type 1 glutamine amidotransferase, which codes for MKTLLINNFSPFIGNIVELLNELENSFECYDCNQIHALDTHLDLLQRFDNVILSGRQQNSSLINKINSRIVKGCLVLDKPLLGICYGGQILGLTLGCTLRKIQKIKDTIDIDLIEPTPILDGYKSVKMYESHNFCISTLSDDFRLLGTSSHCDNELFCLNKKPLFGTQFHPEKSGKPGRDLMENFLNIH
- a CDS encoding tetratricopeptide repeat protein, which encodes MYKNEKDNNIEITLPLVNKNEDNVVFPLVINVLTKFWGEITPDEEISQRTTLYPNHKGTIFIEGLEIIEKKFNLLSKVYRGSLDDLKKRLGQGIPLIVILPGINETIQFATIVTGYDPEEKRLITYVPEPDSFGAIPEERFLSEWAQEDFLTLMIYPEDAKDILKNSLFMFDKTNRISLEAERLKIQGKAKDALELLTKTLASNEEEKDNPQLLLMIAGILNEQDDEKCVELYEKIIELNPKFYLAHRGLGNYYLKKKNYSKSKQYYLNAIDISPSRYGPIYKNLGITYLNLGNDVSAKESFKEYLQRVPNASDEKNILEFINS